In Danaus plexippus chromosome 19, MEX_DaPlex, whole genome shotgun sequence, the following are encoded in one genomic region:
- the LOC116768048 gene encoding acyl-CoA Delta-9 desaturase-like has translation MENINLKHLPPISETFRAFEKSLGFKNDIKWTSAILLTLYHIAAVYWCYHYALPVKMQTVIFAAIMYVATGFGITGGAHRLWTHKSYKATLPLKLFLLMCFASAGQNSLEQWVRDHRLHHKHSDTNADPHNANRGLFFSHIGWLMMKKNKEVIIRGKQMDMTDIHEDPILIFYNKHFAYFRLLFCFVLPFMINVYILKESWQCTIAWQWFIRFLSMFHSELTVNSLAHAYGYRPYNKNIVPRENRFVATCTLGEGWHNYHHAFPFDYKAAEHFDLFNWGTLFIQAFEKLGLAYGLRMATPEMISNLSKRLGENAQ, from the exons ATGGAAAACATTAATCTCAAACATTTGCCGCCCATAAGTGAAACGTTCCGGGCGTTTGAAAAGAGTCTCGgttttaaaaatgacataaaatggACGAGTGCGATTCTGCTGACACTTTACCATATCGCTGCTGTATACTGGTGCTACCATTACGCTTTGCCAGTCAAAATGCAAACAGTTATATTCG CTGCAATAATGTACGTAGCAACGGGTTTTGGTATAACAGGAGGAGCTCATAGGTTGTGGACGCACAAGTCGTATAAAGCAACTTTACCTCTGAAACTCTTTCTCTTAATGTGTTTCGCTAGCGCCGGACAG AATTCGTTAGAGCAATGGGTACGTGATCACCGTCTTCATCATAAGCATAGTGATACTAACGCCGACCCCCATAACGCGAATCGAGGACTTTTCTTTTCACATATAGGCTGGTTAAtgatgaagaaaaataaagaggTTATCATAAGAGGAAAACAAATGGATATGACTGATATTCATGAAGATCCAAtactcatattttataacaa aCATTTTGCATACTTCAGATTGCTGTTTTGCTTCGTTCTACCTTTCATGATCAacgtttacattttaaaagaatcgTGGCAGTGTACTATCGCATGGCAGTGGTTTATTCGTTTCCTGAGTATGTTTCACTCTGAATTGACCGTCAATTCTCTTGCACACGCCTACGGATATAGGCCCTATAATAA GAATATAGTTCCACGTGAAAATCGATTCGTTGCAACGTGCACTCTTGGAGAAGGTTGGCACAATTACCATCACGCTTTTCCTTTCGACTATAAGGCGGCTGAGCATTTTGATCTCTTTAATTGGGGCACATTATTCATTCAGGCCTTTGAAAAATTAGGGTTGGCTTACGGTTTACGTATGGCAACACCGGAAATGATTAGTAACCTTTCTAAGAGATTAGGTGAAAATGCACAGTGA